The Leucoraja erinacea ecotype New England chromosome 19, Leri_hhj_1, whole genome shotgun sequence genome has a segment encoding these proteins:
- the tspan11 gene encoding tetraspanin-11 yields MTMIKKYKKDSEDCLTICLKYLLFIFNIIFWLAGAGVLLIGIWTLNEKREYLSLLPSSTFAVSACILVFAGCLVIVTGFLGCCAVVREQKSALLAYFSLLLLIFLIELVAGVLACIYYRRLSGELTQHLNRAMLERYGEPAEHSVTRSIDRLQQHFKCCGSNNATDWQDSAYIRSPASDNRLVPDSCCKTVTEACGSRDHPSNIYKVEGGCLTVLEQVLVDHLLIMGAVGIGVACLQLIGAVTTACFICVLIKEEEGCFQS; encoded by the exons ATGACAATGATAAAAAAGTATAAAAAGGATTCCGAAGACTGTCTGACAATTTGCTTGAAGTATTTGCTGTTTATTTTCAACATCATCTTCTGG CTGGCAGGGGCAGGGGTGCTTCTCATTGGGATTTGGACGCTGAACGAGAAGAGAGAGTACCTGAgcctgctgccttccagcacgtTTGCCGTCTCTGCGTGTATCCTCGTCTTCGCTGGATGCCTTGTCATCGTCACCGGATTCCTCGGCTGCTGTGCGGTCGTTCGGGAGCAGAAGTCTGCTCTCCTAGCA TACTTTTCTTTGCTCTTGCTAATCTTCCTGATTGAGTTGGTGGCGGGCGTGCTTGCTTGCATTTATTATCGAAGG TTGAGCGGTGAGCTGACGCAGCACCTGAACAGGGCGATGCTGGAGCGTTATGGCGAGCCGGCCGAACACAGTGTCACCCGTTCCATCGACCGGCTCCAGCAACAC TTCAAGTGTTGTGGCAGCAACAACGCAACTGACTGGCAGGACAGTGCCTACATCCGCTCACCGGCATCCGATAACAGGCTGGTGCCTGACAGCTGCTGCAAGACTGTGACGGAGGCCTGCGGGAGTAGAGACCACCCCTCCAACATCTACAAGGTGGAG GGTGGATGTCTCACAGTCCTGGAGCAAGTGCTGGTAGATCACCTGCTGATCATGGGAGCGGTTGGCATTGGCGTTGCCTGCTTACAG CTGATCGGAGCCGTGACCACTGCGTGTTTCATCTGTGTGCTCATCAAAGAGGAGGAGGGATGTTTCCAGAGCTGA